A portion of the Luxibacter massiliensis genome contains these proteins:
- a CDS encoding FtsX-like permease family protein: MFYAKLALINLKKNGKTYIPYILTCILTVMMFYIMNGIARNSGLDQMPGAGNLKLILIWASGITGIFSAVFLFYTNSFLVKQRKKEFGLYQVLGMDKSNLTKMMVWEIVFIVCISLAAGLGLGVLLGRLLFLILLKMLHFSVSLEFALEPQAVCWTVILFLCVFAATLLFNLLQVKTSNPIELLSGGRQGEREPKTKWILTVVGAAALGAGYFIAQTTDSPLAAIGKFFLAVILVIIGTYCLFTAGSIAFLKGLKKNRSFYYKPRHFTAVSGMIYRMKQNAVGLANICIMSTVVLVLISVTVSLYAGMEDILTTRFPVDLNIVLYDASNENVDRIGRIVEEEAQKAGVQAQGRISYRSGEFSAVFDKKEQAILLGESDIGNSYGTEDYRGVTMLPLEDYNKMEGKSEKLEDDEILVYSPEQEIDTDTLHIGGQDFQVKKILKEMKPEKNNYSYVIKNIYIVMPDVEKIADMKARYGMEGADTIIFSDSFNLKGDEEAKVSTMKIIKQRITEEVGNALVEYREEAKESFYSLYGGFLFLGIFVGALFLMATVLIIYYKQVSEGYDDRGRYQIMQKVGMSKREVKSSIKSQVLLVFFIPLAAAILHVSMAFKTLTKLLATMNLVNTRLFLLCTLGTIVIFGVFYGIVFLLTSRQYYKIVE, encoded by the coding sequence ATGTTTTATGCAAAACTTGCCCTTATTAACTTGAAAAAGAATGGAAAGACATATATACCTTATATACTGACCTGCATCTTGACAGTCATGATGTTTTATATCATGAATGGCATTGCCAGGAACAGTGGGTTAGATCAGATGCCTGGGGCAGGAAACCTGAAACTGATACTTATCTGGGCGTCAGGAATTACGGGGATTTTTTCGGCTGTATTTTTATTTTACACAAACAGCTTCCTTGTAAAACAGAGGAAAAAGGAATTTGGATTATACCAGGTTCTGGGGATGGATAAAAGTAACCTGACAAAAATGATGGTCTGGGAAATTGTTTTTATTGTATGTATCAGCCTGGCAGCAGGCCTGGGACTGGGGGTTCTGCTAGGCAGGCTTTTATTCTTGATTTTACTGAAAATGCTTCATTTTTCTGTTTCTCTGGAATTCGCCCTGGAACCACAGGCTGTATGTTGGACAGTGATTCTGTTCCTCTGTGTGTTTGCCGCCACTCTTTTATTTAACCTTCTGCAGGTAAAGACATCCAACCCCATTGAGCTTTTGAGCGGGGGGAGACAGGGGGAAAGAGAGCCAAAAACAAAATGGATTTTGACAGTTGTAGGAGCAGCGGCTCTGGGGGCAGGTTATTTTATCGCCCAGACCACAGACTCGCCGCTGGCAGCCATAGGAAAATTTTTCCTGGCCGTCATATTGGTAATTATTGGGACCTATTGTCTTTTTACGGCGGGGAGCATAGCCTTTCTCAAAGGACTTAAAAAGAACCGGAGTTTTTATTATAAGCCAAGGCATTTTACCGCAGTGTCAGGTATGATATATAGAATGAAGCAAAATGCAGTAGGGCTGGCTAATATTTGTATTATGAGTACCGTTGTGCTGGTACTGATTTCTGTAACGGTTTCTCTGTATGCAGGGATGGAGGACATTCTCACAACACGTTTTCCTGTGGATTTAAATATAGTGCTTTATGATGCATCAAACGAGAACGTGGACCGGATTGGCCGAATTGTAGAGGAGGAGGCACAAAAAGCCGGCGTGCAGGCGCAGGGAAGGATTTCTTACCGGTCGGGAGAGTTCTCTGCTGTTTTTGATAAAAAGGAACAGGCTATTCTACTCGGTGAATCTGATATCGGGAATTCCTACGGCACAGAGGATTACAGGGGCGTTACCATGCTGCCTCTGGAGGACTACAATAAGATGGAGGGCAAAAGTGAAAAACTAGAGGATGATGAAATACTGGTCTATTCCCCTGAGCAGGAAATAGACACAGATACCCTCCATATAGGGGGCCAGGATTTTCAAGTGAAAAAAATACTAAAAGAAATGAAACCGGAGAAAAATAACTACTCTTATGTGATAAAAAATATTTATATTGTTATGCCTGATGTAGAAAAAATAGCAGATATGAAAGCACGATATGGCATGGAAGGGGCGGATACAATTATATTTTCTGATTCTTTTAATCTCAAAGGAGATGAAGAGGCCAAAGTCAGCACAATGAAAATTATTAAGCAGCGTATTACAGAAGAGGTGGGGAATGCCCTTGTAGAGTACAGAGAGGAAGCGAAAGAGAGTTTCTATTCTCTGTACGGAGGATTTTTGTTCCTGGGTATTTTTGTGGGCGCATTGTTTTTAATGGCCACTGTCCTGATTATCTATTATAAGCAAGTCTCAGAAGGCTATGATGACAGAGGCAGATATCAGATTATGCAGAAAGTAGGGATGAGTAAACGGGAGGTCAAAAGCTCAATTAAGAGCCAGGTGCTTCTGGTATTCTTTATCCCCCTGGCTGCAGCTATCCTTCATGTGTCTATGGCGTTTAAGACTCTGACTAAACTTTTGGCCACTATGAACCTGGTCAATACACGGCTGTTTTTGCTGTGCACACTGGGTACGATTGTCATATTTGGAGTGTTTTACGGAATTGTATTCCTGCTCACGTCAAGGCAGTATTATAAGATAGTAGAATAA
- a CDS encoding GNAT family N-acetyltransferase: MIRELTKKDRELYLKMAHDFYHSPAVLHPIPDSYMERTFEECTGERAYAKGYILEHEGQAAGYALVSKTFSQEAGGYVYWLEELYIREQFRSKGLGSEFFAYVEQNKEPGVTRFRLEVEPDNIRAAALYERMGYKYLGYRQMVKEF; encoded by the coding sequence ATGATTAGGGAACTGACAAAGAAAGACAGAGAGCTGTATTTGAAAATGGCACATGATTTTTATCATTCTCCGGCAGTTCTTCATCCTATACCGGATTCTTATATGGAAAGGACATTTGAAGAGTGCACAGGGGAAAGGGCTTATGCAAAGGGATATATACTAGAGCATGAGGGACAGGCCGCAGGGTATGCCCTTGTGTCAAAGACCTTTTCCCAGGAAGCGGGAGGGTATGTATACTGGCTGGAGGAACTTTATATACGGGAGCAGTTCCGCTCTAAAGGACTGGGAAGTGAGTTTTTTGCCTATGTGGAGCAGAATAAGGAGCCAGGTGTCACCCGTTTCAGGCTGGAGGTGGAGCCGGATAACATTAGGGCGGCTGCGCTTTATGAGAGAATGGGATATAAATACCTGGGTTACCGGCAGATGGTAAAAGAGTTCTAA
- a CDS encoding cupin domain-containing protein: MTKAGERKAETVERVNGGAGFLIKEALLSQEQLGEHCKMFSRVTLKPGCELGHHEHHGETEAYYILSGNGMYDDDGTAVEVEAGDVTFCEDGKGHGMKNCGKEDLVFVALILKK; the protein is encoded by the coding sequence ATGACAAAAGCAGGAGAAAGAAAAGCAGAGACAGTTGAGAGGGTAAACGGAGGGGCAGGCTTTCTTATAAAGGAAGCGCTCTTGAGCCAGGAGCAGTTAGGGGAACACTGTAAAATGTTTTCCAGGGTGACGCTGAAGCCGGGATGTGAGCTGGGACACCATGAGCACCATGGAGAGACAGAGGCATATTACATCCTTTCGGGAAATGGAATGTATGATGACGACGGAACTGCCGTGGAGGTAGAAGCCGGGGATGTAACTTTCTGTGAGGATGGGAAGGGGCATGGCATGAAAAACTGCGGAAAAGAAGACCTGGTATTTGTGGCCCTGATTTTAAAGAAATAG
- a CDS encoding pyridoxal phosphate-dependent aminotransferase produces the protein MDTTPQFHGSDLEKISEYYGIPKDSIVRFGANVNPLGLSEKIKASICQNLDIISSYPDREYAALRHAIGEYCQASPSHVIVGNGSTELISLLIEQKMPKKTLILGPTYSEYDRELSFIDSIRDYYILSPDRGFHLDLYDFLEKLKERYDLLIICNPNNPTSSAIPSEQMGQILRACREAGTFVMIDETYVEFTPDIQMVTAIPLAKEFSNFIVLRGVSKFFAAPGLRLGYGVTSDQSFLDLVRSRQIPWSLNSIAAFAGEEMFKDTDYIRRTRVLVQEQRAGMLRELRCLPNITVYGAAANFILIQIHPPGPKASALFQHCIRQGLMIRDCSSFQHLEGEYVRFCIMEPSDNARLLAALKECLPPVPTQP, from the coding sequence ATGGATACAACGCCACAGTTCCACGGCAGTGATTTAGAAAAAATATCAGAATATTACGGGATTCCTAAGGACTCTATTGTCCGTTTCGGGGCCAATGTAAATCCCCTGGGCCTGTCTGAAAAAATAAAGGCATCCATATGTCAGAACCTGGATATTATTTCCTCCTATCCAGACAGAGAGTATGCCGCGCTGCGCCATGCCATCGGTGAGTACTGCCAGGCCTCCCCCTCCCATGTCATTGTGGGGAACGGCTCCACAGAGTTAATTTCCCTTCTGATTGAACAAAAGATGCCGAAAAAGACTTTGATCCTGGGGCCTACCTATTCCGAATATGACAGGGAATTATCTTTTATTGACAGTATCCGGGACTATTACATCCTGTCTCCTGATAGGGGCTTTCACCTGGATTTATATGATTTTCTGGAAAAGCTTAAAGAAAGGTACGATCTGCTGATTATCTGTAACCCCAATAATCCTACCTCCTCTGCCATACCGTCAGAGCAGATGGGCCAGATTTTAAGAGCCTGCCGCGAGGCGGGGACTTTTGTCATGATCGATGAGACTTATGTAGAATTTACGCCTGATATACAAATGGTCACAGCCATCCCTCTGGCAAAAGAATTTTCCAATTTTATTGTACTGCGCGGTGTTTCCAAATTTTTTGCCGCTCCCGGCCTGCGTCTCGGCTATGGCGTTACCAGCGACCAGTCCTTCCTGGACCTGGTGCGCAGCAGGCAGATCCCCTGGTCTTTGAACAGTATTGCGGCCTTTGCCGGGGAAGAGATGTTTAAGGACACTGATTACATCCGACGTACCAGAGTTCTCGTGCAAGAGCAGCGCGCAGGAATGCTGAGGGAATTGCGCTGCCTGCCCAACATCACTGTATACGGAGCAGCGGCCAATTTCATCCTTATACAGATACATCCCCCAGGCCCCAAGGCCTCTGCACTTTTCCAGCACTGTATCAGGCAAGGGCTGATGATTAGGGACTGCTCCTCCTTCCAGCATCTGGAAGGTGAGTATGTCCGCTTCTGCATTATGGAGCCTTCCGACAATGCCAGGCTCCTGGCCGCACTGAAGGAATGTCTCCCGCCTGTGCCCACGCAGCCTTAA